One window of the Burkholderia sp. FERM BP-3421 genome contains the following:
- a CDS encoding universal stress protein, whose protein sequence is MYKRILVAVDGSDTARHAFEAALALAKSAGAELQPHYIVENASIYYNVPGYDPSVLRTQLIAQGRDLAETFTAQMRAAGVKGEMKVDEATSLADVSSLILDAVKAFEADLLVLGTHGRRGFKRLVLGSVAEQCVRQAALPVLLIPSAAHPDAQES, encoded by the coding sequence ATGTACAAGCGCATCCTGGTTGCAGTCGACGGCAGCGACACCGCGCGGCACGCGTTCGAGGCGGCGCTCGCGCTCGCCAAGTCCGCGGGCGCCGAGCTGCAGCCGCACTACATCGTCGAAAACGCCTCGATCTACTACAACGTGCCGGGCTACGACCCGTCCGTGCTGCGCACCCAGCTGATCGCGCAAGGCCGCGATCTCGCGGAGACGTTCACCGCGCAGATGCGCGCGGCCGGCGTGAAGGGCGAGATGAAGGTCGACGAGGCGACGTCGCTCGCGGACGTATCCTCGCTGATCCTCGACGCCGTGAAGGCATTCGAGGCCGACCTGCTCGTGCTCGGCACGCATGGCCGCCGCGGCTTCAAGCGGCTCGTGCTCGGCAGCGTCGCCGAGCAATGCGTGCGGCAGGCCGCGCTGCCCGTCCTGCTGATTCCGTCGGCCGCGCATCCGGACGCTCAGGAAAGCTGA
- a CDS encoding malate dehydrogenase has protein sequence MHAPQVPAKHVAVTGAAGQIAYSLLFRIARGDLYGPGQPVVLQLLDLPQASAALQGVMMELEDCAFPLLRHMEATSDPRAAFRAADCAFLIGAKPRGRGMERRDLLDANAAIFRAQGEALNAVARRDAKVLVVGNPANTNAAIVRRCAPDLPDDAISAMIRLDHNRAASMLARRCDAPVDAIEHLIVWGNHSPTMFADYRYARIGDAFVKDLIDDERWYREHFIPRVAARGTAVIEARGASSAASAANAALDQMRDWLHGSDGRWVSMSIPSDGSHGVPPGLMFGVPVICEGGGYRRVADLALDAFARACIARSVRELQEEAEVVSRLFASA, from the coding sequence ATGCATGCACCTCAGGTTCCCGCGAAACACGTCGCCGTCACGGGCGCGGCCGGGCAGATCGCCTATTCGCTGTTGTTCCGGATCGCGCGCGGCGATCTCTACGGTCCCGGGCAGCCGGTCGTCCTGCAACTGCTCGACCTGCCGCAGGCAAGCGCGGCGCTGCAGGGCGTCATGATGGAGCTGGAAGACTGCGCGTTCCCGCTGCTGCGTCACATGGAAGCGACGAGCGATCCACGCGCCGCGTTCCGCGCCGCGGATTGCGCGTTCCTGATCGGCGCGAAGCCGAGAGGGCGCGGCATGGAGCGGCGCGACCTGCTCGACGCGAACGCGGCGATCTTCCGCGCGCAGGGCGAGGCGCTGAACGCGGTCGCGCGGCGCGACGCGAAGGTGCTGGTGGTCGGCAATCCGGCGAACACGAATGCGGCGATCGTGCGCCGCTGCGCGCCCGATCTGCCGGACGACGCGATCAGCGCGATGATCCGGCTCGACCACAACCGCGCGGCGTCGATGCTCGCGCGGCGGTGCGACGCGCCGGTCGACGCGATCGAGCATCTGATCGTCTGGGGCAATCATTCGCCGACGATGTTCGCCGACTATCGTTACGCGCGCATCGGCGATGCGTTCGTGAAAGACCTGATCGACGACGAGCGCTGGTATCGCGAACACTTCATCCCGCGCGTCGCCGCGCGCGGCACGGCGGTGATCGAGGCGCGCGGCGCATCGTCGGCGGCCTCGGCCGCGAACGCGGCGCTCGATCAGATGCGCGACTGGCTGCACGGCAGCGATGGGCGCTGGGTGTCGATGAGCATACCGTCCGACGGCAGTCATGGCGTGCCGCCCGGGCTCATGTTCGGCGTGCCGGTGATCTGCGAGGGCGGCGGCTATCGCCGTGTGGCGGACCTCGCACTCGATGCGTTCGCGCGCGCGTGCATCGCGCGCTCGGTGCGAGAATTGCAGGAAGAAGCGGAGGTCGTGTCGCGCTTGTTCGCGAGCGCGTGA
- a CDS encoding HlyU family transcriptional regulator, protein MHMTTTAFTHRGYLLNCTPARAGDGSFQPYVVISRSSDGELVANRFFPSDLHFSNEDAAIAHARDWAVRWIDASSITI, encoded by the coding sequence ATGCACATGACGACTACGGCATTCACGCATCGCGGTTATCTGCTCAACTGCACGCCGGCGCGCGCCGGCGACGGCTCGTTCCAGCCTTATGTGGTGATCTCCCGATCGAGCGACGGCGAGCTGGTCGCCAATCGTTTTTTTCCATCCGACCTGCACTTCAGCAACGAAGACGCCGCGATCGCCCACGCGCGCGATTGGGCGGTGCGATGGATCGACGCGAGCAGCATCACGATCTAG
- a CDS encoding LysE/ArgO family amino acid transporter yields the protein MNWIAFSHGAALCGSLIVTIGAQNAFVLRQGIMRAHVGKIVLLCALSDMILIGAGVGGAAVLVERYPTFIHAVLYVGLAYLAWFGLNALRRALRPNHATLDMNGAPQAAPQGALPVVMMTLAFTWLNPHVYLDTFLLIGTAGAREPEGARLAFAIGAMAVSLVWFTGLGYGARLLAPLFRRAGAWRVLDGAIGGMVLFLAAVQLR from the coding sequence ATGAACTGGATCGCCTTTTCCCACGGCGCGGCGCTGTGCGGCTCGCTCATCGTCACCATCGGCGCGCAGAACGCCTTCGTGCTGCGGCAGGGCATCATGCGTGCGCACGTCGGCAAGATCGTGCTGCTGTGCGCGCTGTCGGACATGATCCTGATCGGCGCGGGCGTCGGCGGCGCGGCGGTGCTGGTCGAGCGTTACCCGACCTTCATCCATGCGGTGCTGTACGTCGGCCTCGCCTATCTCGCGTGGTTCGGCCTCAATGCATTGCGCCGCGCGCTGCGGCCGAATCACGCGACGCTCGACATGAACGGCGCACCCCAGGCCGCGCCGCAAGGCGCGCTGCCGGTGGTCATGATGACGCTCGCGTTCACCTGGCTCAATCCGCACGTGTATCTCGACACCTTCCTGCTGATCGGCACGGCCGGCGCGCGCGAACCGGAAGGCGCGCGGCTCGCGTTCGCGATCGGCGCGATGGCGGTCAGCCTGGTCTGGTTCACCGGGCTCGGCTATGGCGCGCGGCTGCTCGCGCCGCTGTTCCGCCGCGCCGGCGCGTGGCGCGTGCTCGACGGCGCGATCGGCGGCATGGTGCTGTTCCTCGCGGCCGTGCAGCTGCGGTGA
- the fnr gene encoding fumarate/nitrate reduction transcriptional regulator Fnr — protein MLTPLAARSPVSIHAAGSWAPRQATHCSTCSMRHLCMPQGLAPDALTRLEAVICAARPVRRGEALFREGDAFDNLYAVRSGSLKTVATRHDGREQVTGLHLAGEALGLDGICEDAHPRTAVALEDSSVCVIPYSALKSLCSEAGTMQLRMHKLMSEQIVRETSQTMLLGSLNAEERVAAFLLDISSRYLKRGYSATEFNLRMTREDIGSYLGMTLETVSRTLSKFQKRGLIEMQGRMVRIVDFEGLHHL, from the coding sequence ATGCTCACGCCCCTCGCCGCCCGCTCCCCCGTTTCCATCCATGCCGCCGGCAGCTGGGCGCCGCGGCAGGCCACGCACTGCTCGACCTGCTCGATGCGGCATCTGTGCATGCCGCAGGGCCTCGCGCCCGATGCGCTGACGCGCCTCGAAGCGGTGATCTGCGCGGCGCGCCCGGTGCGGCGCGGCGAAGCGCTGTTCCGCGAGGGCGATGCATTCGACAATCTCTACGCGGTGCGCTCCGGTTCGCTGAAGACGGTCGCGACGCGCCATGACGGCCGCGAGCAGGTCACCGGCCTGCATCTCGCCGGCGAGGCGCTCGGCCTCGACGGCATCTGCGAAGACGCGCATCCGCGCACCGCCGTCGCGCTCGAGGACAGCTCCGTCTGCGTGATCCCGTACAGCGCGCTCAAGTCGCTCTGCTCGGAGGCCGGCACGATGCAGCTGCGCATGCACAAGCTGATGAGCGAACAGATCGTGCGCGAGACCTCGCAGACGATGCTGCTCGGCTCGCTGAACGCGGAGGAGCGCGTCGCGGCCTTCCTGCTCGACATCTCGTCGCGCTACCTGAAGCGCGGCTACTCCGCGACCGAGTTCAACCTGCGCATGACGCGCGAGGATATCGGCAGCTACCTCGGCATGACACTCGAAACGGTCAGCCGCACGCTGTCGAAGTTCCAGAAGCGCGGCCTGATCGAGATGCAGGGGCGCATGGTGCGGATCGTCGATTTCGAGGGCCTGCATCACCTGTGA
- a CDS encoding LysR family transcriptional regulator ArgP: protein MLDYALLDALAAVIRQGSFERAARELNVSPSAVSQRVKLLEERVGSVLVKRGQPCVATPSGALLCRHTERVQMLEAELSGRMPALPGALAGRWPSLRVAVNDDSVATWFIDAMGPFCTESGTLLDLVIDDQDYTAERIRDGSVQGAVTAQAEPIQGCRSTRLGRIRYRAVCSPAFHARYFADGVTRDALQRAPCVMFNPKDGLQRRFMRRVTRAELDPPRHWIPHVAGYLRACETGLGWGMCPDRMTERQFAAGELVDLSAGRTVDIELYWQSWRLSIGWLDDFGAALKARAAQFLD from the coding sequence ATGCTGGACTATGCCTTGCTCGATGCGCTGGCCGCCGTGATCCGCCAGGGTTCGTTCGAACGGGCGGCGAGGGAGCTGAATGTATCGCCGTCCGCGGTGTCGCAGCGCGTGAAGCTGCTCGAGGAGCGCGTGGGCAGCGTGCTCGTGAAGCGAGGCCAACCCTGCGTCGCGACGCCTTCGGGCGCGCTGCTGTGCCGTCACACGGAACGGGTGCAGATGCTGGAGGCCGAGTTGTCCGGCCGCATGCCGGCGTTGCCCGGCGCGCTCGCCGGCCGCTGGCCGAGCTTGCGGGTCGCGGTCAACGACGACAGCGTCGCGACCTGGTTCATCGACGCGATGGGGCCGTTCTGCACGGAGAGCGGCACGCTGCTCGATCTCGTGATCGACGACCAGGACTACACGGCGGAGCGGATTCGCGACGGCAGCGTGCAGGGCGCGGTGACCGCGCAGGCGGAGCCGATCCAGGGCTGCCGCTCGACCCGGCTCGGCCGGATCCGCTATCGCGCGGTCTGTTCGCCCGCGTTTCACGCGCGCTATTTCGCCGACGGCGTGACGCGCGATGCGCTGCAACGCGCGCCGTGCGTGATGTTCAATCCGAAGGACGGTTTGCAGAGGCGTTTCATGCGGCGCGTGACGCGCGCGGAACTGGATCCGCCCCGGCACTGGATTCCGCACGTGGCGGGTTATCTGCGCGCCTGCGAGACGGGCCTGGGCTGGGGCATGTGCCCGGATCGCATGACCGAGCGGCAATTTGCGGCGGGGGAACTGGTCGACCTGTCGGCCGGGCGCACGGTCGACATCGAGCTGTACTGGCAGAGCTGGCGCCTGTCGATCGGCTGGCTCGACGATTTCGGCGCGGCGCTCAAGGCGCGCGCCGCGCAGTTTCTCGATTGA
- a CDS encoding molybdopterin-dependent oxidoreductase, translating to MPKRRSPLFSHAGRRGFLTRALGLGLAGAAGADAWGAVERMVELPFGNGRRAVAADFPQKGALILQRTRPPLLETPFEVFDRHLFTPNDAFYVRWHMANIPTRIDPAAFRLVVHGHVERPLTLTLDTLVRDFEPVEVAAVNQCSGNSRGYYAPRVPGAQWAHGAMGNARWTGVRLKDVLERAGVRAGALRVRMNGLETPIMPDTPAFKKSLAIEHALDGEAVIAYLMNGEPLPLLNGFPLRLVVPGWYATYWVKMLSDIEVLDRPDDNYWTARAYLIPDTPGANVRPGQTGVRMVPINRMVPRSFITNPPDGARLARGASAEVRGIAFGGDCGVAGVRVSPDGGRTWLDASLDRDYGRYSFRRWRLALTPPAAGPLVLMVRATNTAGVAQPLQSNWNGSGFMRNGVESVALHVI from the coding sequence ATGCCGAAGCGTCGTTCTCCGTTGTTCTCCCATGCCGGCCGGCGTGGATTCCTGACCCGCGCCCTCGGGCTCGGCCTCGCCGGCGCGGCGGGCGCCGATGCGTGGGGCGCGGTCGAGCGCATGGTCGAGCTGCCGTTCGGCAACGGCCGCCGCGCGGTCGCCGCGGACTTCCCGCAGAAGGGCGCGCTGATCCTGCAGCGCACGCGTCCGCCGCTGCTGGAGACGCCGTTCGAGGTGTTCGACCGGCACCTGTTCACGCCGAACGACGCGTTCTACGTGCGCTGGCACATGGCCAACATCCCGACCCGGATCGACCCGGCGGCGTTCCGGCTGGTCGTGCACGGGCATGTCGAGCGGCCGCTCACGCTGACGCTCGACACGCTCGTGCGCGACTTCGAGCCGGTCGAGGTGGCGGCGGTCAACCAGTGCTCGGGCAATTCGCGCGGCTACTACGCGCCGCGCGTGCCGGGCGCGCAGTGGGCGCATGGCGCGATGGGCAACGCGCGCTGGACGGGCGTGCGCCTCAAGGACGTGCTCGAACGGGCCGGAGTGCGCGCGGGCGCGCTGCGGGTGCGGATGAACGGCCTGGAGACGCCGATCATGCCGGACACGCCGGCGTTCAAGAAGTCGCTCGCGATCGAGCATGCGCTGGACGGCGAGGCCGTCATCGCGTACCTGATGAACGGCGAACCGCTGCCGCTGCTGAACGGTTTTCCGTTGCGGCTCGTGGTGCCCGGCTGGTATGCGACCTACTGGGTCAAGATGCTGAGCGACATCGAGGTGCTGGACCGGCCCGACGACAACTACTGGACCGCGCGCGCCTACCTGATTCCCGATACGCCGGGCGCGAACGTCCGGCCCGGGCAGACCGGCGTGCGGATGGTCCCGATCAACCGGATGGTGCCGCGCTCGTTCATCACGAATCCGCCCGATGGTGCGCGGCTCGCGCGCGGCGCGTCGGCCGAGGTGCGCGGCATCGCGTTCGGGGGCGACTGCGGTGTCGCGGGCGTGCGGGTGTCGCCCGACGGCGGGCGGACCTGGCTCGATGCATCGCTCGACCGCGACTACGGGCGGTACAGCTTCCGTCGCTGGCGGCTCGCGCTCACGCCGCCCGCGGCGGGGCCGCTCGTGCTGATGGTGCGGGCGACCAATACGGCGGGCGTCGCGCAGCCGCTGCAATCGAACTGGAACGGTTCGGGTTTCATGCGCAACGGTGTCGAATCCGTTGCGCTGCACGTGATCTGA
- the epsC gene encoding serine O-acetyltransferase EpsC, which produces MPKSAVRNWGLDQIVAALRESRETLHRTRHPLGIRELPSRDAICKIVNGLRASLFPTHYGAPDLTDESVDFYVGHTLESTLRILSEQIRRALPFLPEHADTPGAELETRAFEIAREFGTQLPDIRALLVSDIQAAYAGDPAAQHVTEILLCYPGVFAMMHHRLAHALHLLGVPLLARFINEIAHSATGIDIHPGARIGPSFFIDHGTGVVIGETAIIGERVRVYQAVTLGAKSFPADGDGALVKGNARHPIVEDDVVIYAGATILGRVTIGRGSVIGGNVWLTHSVPPGSNVAQGKIREGGGPVDKG; this is translated from the coding sequence ATGCCGAAATCAGCTGTTCGAAACTGGGGCCTCGATCAGATCGTGGCCGCATTGCGCGAATCGCGCGAGACCCTGCACCGCACGCGTCACCCGCTCGGCATCCGCGAGCTGCCGTCGCGCGATGCGATCTGCAAGATCGTCAACGGCCTGCGCGCCTCGCTGTTCCCGACGCACTACGGCGCGCCGGACCTGACGGACGAAAGCGTCGATTTTTACGTCGGCCATACGCTTGAAAGCACCCTGCGCATCCTGTCCGAGCAGATCCGCCGCGCGCTGCCGTTCCTGCCCGAGCATGCGGATACGCCGGGCGCCGAGCTGGAGACGCGCGCGTTCGAGATCGCGCGCGAATTCGGCACGCAGCTGCCCGACATCCGCGCGCTGCTCGTGAGCGACATCCAGGCCGCCTACGCGGGCGATCCGGCCGCGCAGCACGTCACCGAGATCCTGCTGTGCTATCCGGGCGTGTTCGCGATGATGCATCACCGGCTCGCACATGCGCTGCATCTGCTCGGCGTGCCGCTCCTCGCGCGTTTCATCAATGAAATCGCGCACTCGGCGACCGGCATCGACATCCACCCGGGCGCGCGGATCGGCCCGAGCTTCTTCATCGACCACGGCACCGGCGTGGTGATCGGCGAGACGGCGATCATCGGCGAGCGGGTGCGCGTCTACCAGGCGGTCACGCTCGGCGCGAAGAGCTTCCCGGCCGACGGCGACGGCGCGCTCGTGAAGGGCAATGCGCGGCATCCGATCGTCGAGGACGACGTGGTGATCTATGCGGGCGCGACGATCCTCGGCCGCGTGACGATCGGGCGCGGCTCGGTGATCGGCGGCAACGTGTGGCTCACGCACAGCGTGCCGCCGGGCAGCAACGTCGCGCAGGGCAAGATCCGCGAGGGCGGCGGCCCGGTCGACAAGGGCTGA
- a CDS encoding SMP-30/gluconolactonase/LRE family protein — protein sequence MNEPSRRYPDPAIRILDPRFEALRHAAASVECLYQGARWSEGPVWFGDGRFLLWSDIPNNRILRWDEPSGAVSVFRQPSDNANGNTRDRMGRLVTCEHLTRRVTRTEYDGTVTVLADRFEGRRFNSPNDVVVKSDGSIWFTDPSFGIESFYEGERQAAEMPERVYRIDPRDGAVTMVLDDARGPNGLAFSPDETTLYVVESRARPRTIRAYAVTDDGRAVRDGRGLIDAGAGTPDGFRVDVHGNLWCGWGMGSDELDGVRVFAPDGAALGHIALPERCANVCFGGRHRNRLFMAASHGLYALYVNTQGLAGG from the coding sequence ATGAACGAACCCAGCCGCCGCTATCCCGATCCGGCCATCCGGATCCTCGATCCGCGTTTCGAGGCGCTGCGCCACGCGGCCGCCTCGGTCGAATGCCTGTACCAGGGCGCGCGCTGGTCCGAGGGGCCGGTGTGGTTCGGCGATGGGCGTTTCCTGCTGTGGAGCGACATCCCGAACAACCGGATTCTGCGCTGGGACGAGCCGAGCGGCGCGGTGAGCGTGTTCCGGCAGCCGTCGGACAACGCGAACGGCAACACGCGCGACCGGATGGGCCGCCTCGTGACCTGCGAGCACCTGACGCGGCGCGTGACGCGCACCGAGTACGACGGCACGGTGACCGTGCTGGCGGATCGCTTCGAGGGCCGACGCTTCAATTCGCCGAACGACGTGGTCGTCAAATCCGACGGATCGATCTGGTTCACGGATCCATCGTTCGGCATCGAGAGTTTCTATGAAGGCGAGCGCCAGGCTGCCGAGATGCCTGAGCGGGTCTACCGGATCGATCCGCGCGACGGCGCGGTCACGATGGTGCTCGACGATGCGCGCGGCCCGAACGGGCTCGCGTTCTCGCCGGACGAGACCACCTTGTACGTGGTCGAGTCGCGCGCGCGGCCGCGCACGATCCGCGCTTACGCGGTGACGGACGACGGCCGCGCGGTGCGCGACGGGCGCGGCCTGATCGACGCCGGCGCGGGCACGCCGGACGGCTTTCGCGTCGACGTGCACGGCAATCTGTGGTGCGGCTGGGGCATGGGCAGCGACGAACTCGACGGGGTGCGCGTGTTCGCGCCCGACGGCGCGGCGCTCGGCCATATCGCGCTGCCGGAGCGCTGCGCGAATGTCTGCTTCGGCGGCCGTCATCGCAATCGTCTGTTCATGGCGGCGAGCCACGGCCTGTACGCGCTCTATGTGAACACGCAGGGGCTGGCGGGCGGCTGA
- a CDS encoding DUF3005 domain-containing protein, whose product MSAPLPHPRSVELDNDATHDSTVDTDGKQRDAARLANGTLPPDQIATSNASLDNAMPETPDGFAGYDSRIGGNHPQCAPRAGYMVIDKGFAAEPRGRFDPDAWVRPRGRAHCPVRPVRAERVFEFAPIPR is encoded by the coding sequence ATGTCCGCGCCCCTGCCGCATCCGCGCAGCGTCGAACTGGACAACGACGCCACCCACGACAGCACCGTCGACACCGACGGCAAGCAGCGCGACGCCGCGCGCCTCGCGAACGGCACGCTGCCGCCCGACCAGATCGCCACCAGCAACGCCTCGCTCGACAACGCCATGCCCGAAACGCCCGACGGCTTCGCCGGCTACGACAGCCGGATCGGCGGCAATCATCCGCAATGCGCGCCGCGCGCCGGCTACATGGTGATCGACAAAGGCTTCGCGGCCGAACCGCGCGGCCGCTTCGATCCCGACGCGTGGGTCCGGCCCCGCGGGCGCGCGCACTGCCCGGTCCGGCCCGTGCGCGCCGAACGCGTGTTCGAGTTCGCGCCGATCCCGCGCTGA
- a CDS encoding c-type cytochrome: protein MKHRALCWLLIVGVAGVAGVVAFRAWLPDGRVGARREPARAVAFSVVDVSLPVSREVFPPGPGAEIANGQCLICHSAGMVMRQPPLTLREWTAINNKMRVAYGAPLPAEQVDTLAQYLYRINGRAEGAARAEPAH from the coding sequence ATGAAGCATCGAGCACTGTGTTGGCTGCTGATCGTGGGCGTGGCGGGCGTGGCGGGCGTGGTCGCGTTCCGCGCGTGGCTGCCGGACGGGCGTGTCGGCGCGCGGCGCGAGCCTGCGCGCGCCGTGGCGTTCTCGGTCGTGGATGTGAGCCTGCCGGTGAGCCGTGAGGTGTTTCCGCCCGGGCCCGGCGCGGAGATCGCCAACGGGCAATGCCTGATCTGTCATTCGGCCGGCATGGTGATGCGCCAGCCGCCGCTGACGCTGCGGGAATGGACGGCGATCAACAACAAGATGCGGGTGGCCTACGGTGCGCCGCTGCCGGCCGAGCAGGTCGATACGCTCGCGCAGTACCTGTATCGGATCAACGGCCGCGCGGAAGGGGCGGCTCGGGCCGAGCCGGCGCATTGA
- a CDS encoding TDT family transporter: MFDPVSSAPCAPAQSLSDKIRQFTPNWFAMTMGNGIVSLVLVALPFHFTGQQALAATLWSVNVVLYALCTAMLLARVLRHPETIRPMLHHPLQSMFLGAIPMGLVPIINGCVLFAAPRVGPVAYDVAAALWCLDAALAVAVAVLVPYLMFTAQSHAFERVSAVLLLPLVAPEVAASSGAVIAPHLPAAFARGVVGVSYAMWAISLSLAFAVLTLVFFRLVVHKLPHRDLAPSSWLTLGPIGTGALGILALGKVAPVVFQGSAFAPLGALADSLGLVCALLLWSAGVWWFAIAALFTLRYRKEGMSFNLGWWGFTFPLGVYTAATLGLYRATGLTAFAVLGTVFAALLFGFWSLVATRTLRGVLQGRLFQAPCLNAPAAAQA; this comes from the coding sequence ATGTTCGATCCCGTATCAAGTGCGCCCTGCGCGCCCGCCCAGTCGCTGAGCGACAAGATCAGGCAGTTCACCCCCAACTGGTTCGCGATGACGATGGGCAACGGCATCGTGTCGCTCGTGCTGGTCGCGTTGCCGTTCCACTTTACGGGCCAGCAGGCGCTGGCCGCGACGTTGTGGTCCGTCAACGTCGTGCTGTACGCGCTATGTACGGCGATGCTGCTCGCCCGTGTGCTGCGCCACCCGGAGACGATCCGGCCGATGCTGCATCACCCGTTGCAGTCGATGTTCCTCGGCGCGATCCCGATGGGCCTCGTGCCGATCATCAACGGCTGCGTGCTGTTCGCCGCGCCGCGCGTCGGCCCGGTGGCCTACGACGTCGCGGCCGCGCTGTGGTGCCTCGATGCGGCGCTCGCCGTCGCCGTGGCGGTGCTCGTGCCGTACCTGATGTTCACGGCCCAGAGCCATGCGTTCGAGCGCGTGAGCGCGGTGCTGCTGCTGCCGCTCGTCGCGCCGGAAGTGGCGGCGTCGAGCGGCGCCGTGATCGCGCCGCACCTGCCGGCCGCCTTCGCGCGCGGCGTGGTCGGCGTCAGCTATGCGATGTGGGCGATTTCTCTGTCGCTGGCGTTCGCGGTGCTGACCCTCGTGTTCTTCCGTCTCGTCGTCCACAAGCTGCCGCATCGCGATCTCGCGCCGTCGAGCTGGCTCACGCTCGGCCCGATCGGCACCGGCGCGCTGGGCATCCTCGCGCTCGGCAAGGTCGCGCCCGTCGTGTTCCAGGGCAGCGCGTTCGCCCCGCTCGGCGCGCTCGCGGATTCGCTCGGGCTCGTCTGCGCGCTGCTGCTCTGGAGCGCGGGCGTCTGGTGGTTCGCGATCGCCGCGCTGTTCACGCTGCGCTACCGCAAGGAGGGCATGTCGTTCAACCTCGGCTGGTGGGGCTTCACGTTCCCGCTCGGCGTCTATACGGCCGCCACGCTCGGCCTGTATCGGGCCACCGGGCTGACCGCGTTCGCCGTGCTCGGCACCGTGTTCGCCGCGCTGCTGTTCGGCTTCTGGAGCCTCGTCGCCACCCGGACGCTGCGCGGCGTGCTGCAAGGGCGACTGTTCCAGGCGCCGTGCCTGAATGCCCCCGCCGCCGCGCAGGCGTGA
- a CDS encoding short chain dehydrogenase, which translates to MKILIVGASGTLGSAIVNELKPRHEIVAAGRSHGDVRVDLKDIDSVQRMYHAVGPVDAVIAATGSVHFGPLGETASAQFAVGLADKLLGQVNLVLAGQHLLNAGGSFTLTSGVIGDAPFRGGSNAAAVNGALAGFVRNAAVELPRGLRINLVSPTVFEESLDAYGALFRGHEAIPVGRAALAYSRSAEGAETGRLFRVGY; encoded by the coding sequence ATGAAGATCCTGATCGTCGGCGCCTCCGGCACGCTGGGCAGCGCCATCGTCAACGAACTGAAACCCCGCCACGAGATCGTCGCGGCCGGCCGCTCGCACGGCGACGTGCGGGTCGACCTCAAGGACATCGACAGCGTGCAGCGCATGTACCACGCGGTCGGACCGGTCGACGCCGTGATCGCCGCGACCGGCTCGGTGCACTTCGGCCCGCTCGGCGAGACCGCCAGCGCGCAGTTCGCGGTCGGGCTCGCGGACAAGCTGCTCGGCCAGGTCAACCTGGTGCTCGCCGGCCAGCACCTGCTGAACGCGGGCGGTTCGTTCACGCTGACGAGCGGCGTCATCGGCGATGCGCCGTTCCGGGGCGGCTCGAACGCGGCCGCCGTCAACGGCGCGCTCGCGGGCTTCGTGCGCAACGCCGCGGTCGAGCTGCCGCGCGGACTGCGAATCAACCTGGTGAGCCCGACCGTGTTCGAGGAATCGCTCGATGCGTACGGCGCGCTGTTCCGCGGCCACGAGGCGATTCCGGTCGGCCGCGCCGCGCTCGCGTACAGCCGCAGCGCGGAAGGCGCGGAAACGGGCCGGCTGTTCCGCGTCGGGTACTGA